The Parambassis ranga chromosome 1, fParRan2.1, whole genome shotgun sequence genome includes a region encoding these proteins:
- the LOC114433471 gene encoding oxysterol-binding protein 1-like isoform X5 encodes MSEPKPPTPTPGDTYKGWLFKWTNYIKGYQRRWFVLSNGLLSYYRTQAEMGHTCRGTINLATANIAVEDSCNFVISNGGAQTYHLKASSEVERQRWITALELAKAKAVRMQAESDDSGDDCPAVPPASGQGGGCRNSEIQSTLRTLNSKVEDLSTCNDLIVKHGSALQRSLSELEAIRVGGEMGEKIRQVTERATLFRITSNAMINACRDFLSLAQNHSKRWQKALQTERDQRIRLEETLEQLAKQHNHLERAFRGATVLPPSLSNLTLGTKGGVSGKGDASDEDDDNEFFDAMEDPAEFITVPADPKYHRRSGSNVSGFSSETGMDDQSFDELSLASNPESPQPLELEPVRQRRTRIPDKPNYYLNLWSIMKNCIGKELSKIPMPVNFNEPLSMLQRLSEDLEYYELLDKAAKCQNSLEQMCYVAAFTVSSYSTTVHRTGKPFNPLLGETFELDRLRECGYRSLCEQVSHHPPAAAHHAMSEKGWTLRQEIALASKFRGKYLSIMPLGSIQCIFDKSNNHYSWKKVTTTVHNIIVGKLWIDQSGEIDVVNHKTGDRCHLKFAPYSYFSRDVPRKVTGVVTDKDGKAHYVLSGTWDEKMEFSKIMQSSKGENGTEGKQRTVYQTLKPKEIWRKNPLPEGAENMYFFSSLALTLNEHEEGVAPTDSRRRPDQRLMEEGRWDEANAEKQRLEEKQRIARREREREAVKAASSPEEAITEDSINDSPLKTDAQETGTEASEVSETDTEDSSPHTPVACTHPDNYQALWFEKIDDTVSGEALHVYKGGYWEAKEQGSWDMCADIF; translated from the exons ATGTCGGAGCCTAAGCCCCCTACCCCAACCCCTGGAGACACATACAAGGGTTGGCTTTTTAAATGGACAAACTATATAAAAGGTTACCAGAGACGGTGGTTTGTTCTCAGTAATGGACTGCTGTCTTACTACAG GACCCAGGCAGAGATGGGTCACACATGCCGTGGCACTATCAATCTGGCTACAGCCAATATTGCTGTGGAAGACTCGTGCAATTTTGTCATTTCCAACGGAGGTGCACAGACCTATCACCTGAAGGCTAGCTCAGAGGTAGAGCGCCAGCGATGGATCACTGCTCTGGAACTAGCTAAGGCAAAGGCTGTCCGCATGCAGGCTGAATCAG ATGACTCGGGTGACGACTGTCCTGCAGTCCCCCCTGCTTCAGGACAGGGTGGAGGCTGTCGTAACTCAGAAATCCAGTCTACGTTACGTACACTCAACAGCAAGGTGGAGGACCTGAGCACATGCAATGATCTCATTGTCAAACATGGGTCTGCCCTCCAAAG GTCTCTGTCAGAACTGGAGGCGATTCGTGTTGGAGGTGAGATGGGGGAAAAGATCAGACAAGTCACAGAGAGGGCCACGCTGTTCAGAATCACCTCTAATGCCATGATTaat gcctGTAGAGACTTCCTCTCCCTGGCCCAGAACCACAGTAAGCGCTGGCAGAAGGCCTTACAGACTGAGAGAGACCAGAGGATACGTCTGGAAGAGACTCTGGAGCAGTTAGCCAAACAGCACAACCACCTGGAAAGAGCTTTTAGAGGAGCTACAGTTCTCCCTCCATCATTAAGCAATCTCACTTTAGGTACCAAGG GGGGTGTTTCAGGTAAAGGTGATGCCAGCGATGAAGATGATGACAATGAGTTCTTTGATGCTATGGAAGACCCTGCAGAGTTCATTACTGTCCCTGCTGACCCCAAGTATCACAG GAGATCTGGCAGCAACGTCAGTGGGTTCAGCAGTGAGACTGGAATGGACGATCAGTCG TTTGATGAGCTGTCTTTGGCGTCCAATCCAGAGTCTCCACAACCTCTTGAGCTTGAGCCAGTTAGACAAAGACGAACTCGCATCCCTGACAAACCCAACTATTACCTCAATCTGTGGAGCATCATGAAGAACTGTATTGGGAAGGAGCTCTCAAAGATACCGATGCCT GTGAATTTCAATGAGCCCCTTTCCATGCTGCAGCGCCTGTCTGAAGACCTGGAGTACTATGAGCTCCTGGATAAGGCTGCTAAGTGTCAGAACTCTCTAGAGCAGATGTGTTACGTGGCAGCTTTCACAGTCTCATCCTACTCCACCACTGTCCACCGCACAGGGAAACCCTTCAATCCTCTGCTGGGAGAAACTTTTGAGCTTGATCGGCTCAGAGAGTGTGGTTATCGCTCGCTTTGTGAAcag GTGAGTCACCACccgcctgctgcagctcaccatgCCATGTCTGAAAAGGGCTGGACCCTCAGACAGGAGATTGCACTGGCCAGCAAGTTTAGAGGAAAATATCTCTCCATCATGCCCTTGG GATCTATCCAGTGTATATTTGATAAGAGCAACAATCATTACTCTTGGAAGAAAGTGACAACAACAGTACACAACATTATTGTTGGGAAACTATGGATCGATCAG TCAGGGGAGATAGATGTGGTGAACCACAAGACAGGGGATCGCTGCCACCTTAAGTTCGCTCCTTACAGTTACTTCTCCAGAGATGTCCCAAGAAAG GTAACTGGAGTGGTAACAGATAAGGATGGAAAGGCCCACTACGTGCTGTCAGGAACATGGGATGAGAAGATGGAGTTTTCTAAGATAATGCAGAGCAGCAAAGGCGAGAATGGCACTGAAGGCAAACAGAGGACTGTGTACCAAACTCTAAAACCCAAAGAAATCTGGAGAAAGAACCCTCTTCC agagggagcagagaacATGTACTTCTTCTCCTCACTGGCCTTGACACTCAATGAACATGAAGAGGGAGTGGCACCAACAGACAGCCGGCGGCGCCCTGACCAGCGGTTAATGGAAGAAGGCCGTTGGGATGAAGCAAACGCAGAGAAACAGAGGCTAGAGGAAAAACAGCGCATTGCCCGTCGAGAAAGGGAGAGGGAAGCTGTTAAAGCAGCTAGCTCACCCGAGGAAG CTATCACTGAGGATTCAATCAATGACTCGCCTTTAAAAA CTGATGCACAAGAGACTGGCACGGAAGCAAGTGAGGTTTCTGAAA CTGACACAGAGGACTCCTCCCCTCATACACCTGTTGCAT GCACCCATCCAGACAACTACCAAGCACTGTGGTTTGAGAAGATAGACGACACCGTATCTGGAGAGGCACTGCACGTCTACAAAGGGGGTTACTGGGAGGCAAAGGAACAAGGGAGCTGGGACATGTGTGCTGACATCTTCTGA
- the LOC114433471 gene encoding oxysterol-binding protein 1-like isoform X10, with product MSEPKPPTPTPGDTYKGWLFKWTNYIKGYQRRWFVLSNGLLSYYRTQAEMGHTCRGTINLATANIAVEDSCNFVISNGGAQTYHLKASSEVERQRWITALELAKAKAVRMQAESDDSGDDCPAVPPASGQGGGCRNSEIQSTLRTLNSKVEDLSTCNDLIVKHGSALQRSLSELEAIRVGGEMGEKIRQVTERATLFRITSNAMINACRDFLSLAQNHSKRWQKALQTERDQRIRLEETLEQLAKQHNHLERAFRGATVLPPSLSNLTLGTKGGVSGKGDASDEDDDNEFFDAMEDPAEFITVPADPKYHRRSGSNVSGFSSETGMDDQSFDELSLASNPESPQPLELEPVRQRRTRIPDKPNYYLNLWSIMKNCIGKELSKIPMPVNFNEPLSMLQRLSEDLEYYELLDKAAKCQNSLEQMCYVAAFTVSSYSTTVHRTGKPFNPLLGETFELDRLRECGYRSLCEQVSHHPPAAAHHAMSEKGWTLRQEIALASKFRGKYLSIMPLGSIQCIFDKSNNHYSWKKVTTTVHNIIVGKLWIDQSGEIDVVNHKTGDRCHLKFAPYSYFSRDVPRKVTGVVTDKDGKAHYVLSGTWDEKMEFSKIMQSSKGENGTEGKQRTVYQTLKPKEIWRKNPLPEGAENMYFFSSLALTLNEHEEGVAPTDSRRRPDQRLMEEGRWDEANAEKQRLEEKQRIARREREREAVKAASSPEEADAQETGTEASEVSETDTEDSSPHTPVACK from the exons ATGTCGGAGCCTAAGCCCCCTACCCCAACCCCTGGAGACACATACAAGGGTTGGCTTTTTAAATGGACAAACTATATAAAAGGTTACCAGAGACGGTGGTTTGTTCTCAGTAATGGACTGCTGTCTTACTACAG GACCCAGGCAGAGATGGGTCACACATGCCGTGGCACTATCAATCTGGCTACAGCCAATATTGCTGTGGAAGACTCGTGCAATTTTGTCATTTCCAACGGAGGTGCACAGACCTATCACCTGAAGGCTAGCTCAGAGGTAGAGCGCCAGCGATGGATCACTGCTCTGGAACTAGCTAAGGCAAAGGCTGTCCGCATGCAGGCTGAATCAG ATGACTCGGGTGACGACTGTCCTGCAGTCCCCCCTGCTTCAGGACAGGGTGGAGGCTGTCGTAACTCAGAAATCCAGTCTACGTTACGTACACTCAACAGCAAGGTGGAGGACCTGAGCACATGCAATGATCTCATTGTCAAACATGGGTCTGCCCTCCAAAG GTCTCTGTCAGAACTGGAGGCGATTCGTGTTGGAGGTGAGATGGGGGAAAAGATCAGACAAGTCACAGAGAGGGCCACGCTGTTCAGAATCACCTCTAATGCCATGATTaat gcctGTAGAGACTTCCTCTCCCTGGCCCAGAACCACAGTAAGCGCTGGCAGAAGGCCTTACAGACTGAGAGAGACCAGAGGATACGTCTGGAAGAGACTCTGGAGCAGTTAGCCAAACAGCACAACCACCTGGAAAGAGCTTTTAGAGGAGCTACAGTTCTCCCTCCATCATTAAGCAATCTCACTTTAGGTACCAAGG GGGGTGTTTCAGGTAAAGGTGATGCCAGCGATGAAGATGATGACAATGAGTTCTTTGATGCTATGGAAGACCCTGCAGAGTTCATTACTGTCCCTGCTGACCCCAAGTATCACAG GAGATCTGGCAGCAACGTCAGTGGGTTCAGCAGTGAGACTGGAATGGACGATCAGTCG TTTGATGAGCTGTCTTTGGCGTCCAATCCAGAGTCTCCACAACCTCTTGAGCTTGAGCCAGTTAGACAAAGACGAACTCGCATCCCTGACAAACCCAACTATTACCTCAATCTGTGGAGCATCATGAAGAACTGTATTGGGAAGGAGCTCTCAAAGATACCGATGCCT GTGAATTTCAATGAGCCCCTTTCCATGCTGCAGCGCCTGTCTGAAGACCTGGAGTACTATGAGCTCCTGGATAAGGCTGCTAAGTGTCAGAACTCTCTAGAGCAGATGTGTTACGTGGCAGCTTTCACAGTCTCATCCTACTCCACCACTGTCCACCGCACAGGGAAACCCTTCAATCCTCTGCTGGGAGAAACTTTTGAGCTTGATCGGCTCAGAGAGTGTGGTTATCGCTCGCTTTGTGAAcag GTGAGTCACCACccgcctgctgcagctcaccatgCCATGTCTGAAAAGGGCTGGACCCTCAGACAGGAGATTGCACTGGCCAGCAAGTTTAGAGGAAAATATCTCTCCATCATGCCCTTGG GATCTATCCAGTGTATATTTGATAAGAGCAACAATCATTACTCTTGGAAGAAAGTGACAACAACAGTACACAACATTATTGTTGGGAAACTATGGATCGATCAG TCAGGGGAGATAGATGTGGTGAACCACAAGACAGGGGATCGCTGCCACCTTAAGTTCGCTCCTTACAGTTACTTCTCCAGAGATGTCCCAAGAAAG GTAACTGGAGTGGTAACAGATAAGGATGGAAAGGCCCACTACGTGCTGTCAGGAACATGGGATGAGAAGATGGAGTTTTCTAAGATAATGCAGAGCAGCAAAGGCGAGAATGGCACTGAAGGCAAACAGAGGACTGTGTACCAAACTCTAAAACCCAAAGAAATCTGGAGAAAGAACCCTCTTCC agagggagcagagaacATGTACTTCTTCTCCTCACTGGCCTTGACACTCAATGAACATGAAGAGGGAGTGGCACCAACAGACAGCCGGCGGCGCCCTGACCAGCGGTTAATGGAAGAAGGCCGTTGGGATGAAGCAAACGCAGAGAAACAGAGGCTAGAGGAAAAACAGCGCATTGCCCGTCGAGAAAGGGAGAGGGAAGCTGTTAAAGCAGCTAGCTCACCCGAGGAAG CTGATGCACAAGAGACTGGCACGGAAGCAAGTGAGGTTTCTGAAA CTGACACAGAGGACTCCTCCCCTCATACACCTGTTGCATGCAAGTAG